AAATCCCCGTACCAGCCACCAGGAAAGGTAGCGAGTACGGGGCCGACAGCACATTAATTCTCTTGCGAGGTTGAAACATGGGCGTCTCCGAAAAGACCAGAAAGATTCTGTGGGTTCAGGCTGGTGGTCTCTGCGCCATCTGCAAAGAGCAGGTGATCACGTCTGGGACCGCATCGGATGATCCCTCTGTATTCGGCGAAGAAGCGCACATCGTCGCGCGCTCGCAGGGCGGCCCCCGAGCAGGAGGGCTGGCAGAGGACGTGATTAACCATCACACGAATCTAATCCTCTTGTGCAGCAAGGATCACAAAAGGGTGGATGATCAACCAAACCACTTCACCGTGGAGCGGCTACGGCTAATCAAATCGGAACATGAAGCGTGGGTGCGTTCCGTGGTGGATGCCGATGAAAGTCGCTTGAGGCTGGTACACGATCCATTGTTCCCTCAGCCTAGGGCGCTAAAGCTGATCACACGCGGAAACCCGCTCTGGAACATGGTCAAAGAAAGCGTCACGTTTGAATACGCCATGCCGGACCATCTGAATGACGACGATGAAGACTTGATCATCGAATTCATGGATCTGCTGAGGGATTTTCTTGACATAGCAGGGGATCTTGTAAGCGTCCGAGAGAATCGTGACGCAGAGAAGACCCTTCAGCAGTACATCAGCCGCCTAGCTGAGCGCGAGTTCCTGGTGGGGGCCTATGTCCGTCACATGCTTTTGAAGGGTGGGAGCGCTGAGGGCCCAACTCCATGGCCCATGCTCCGAGTCGAAGTGCAGCCCGCAACGTTGGCAGAGGTCGCAGACGAAAACGGCAACCCTTATCCCAGTAATCCAGGGGCCTAAGCGAAGGGATCGCCCCGCGCAAACGCTCTGAGTTGCGGCGCCAGCTTTCTCCCTCCCTGCCGAGTGGCCTAAAGGGTGGGAGGGGGTCATCCCCCAGGGGGAGGGCTCAGCAGAGATCAGAACGGTGGAAAGGTCATGCGGATTGGGCGGCTTCGGCTTTGACTTTTCGGCAGCTCAACCACCAGGCTGATTCTTAGCGGTCTCGCTATCGTGGCATGGCTTGCACAGTGGTCGAAGGTGCTTAGGCGCATCAAGGTTCGGCTCACGCCATGTCTGCACTTGCTTTCGACTCAGCGGTCAATGGTCAGCGACATTCGCTTGCCAAGTACACCGGACACACCACGGATTGGCTTACAGGTAAGCCTTACGCTTCCGCTGTCAGCCAACGCCATAGCCACACTTACTCGCGCTACCTCTCTGCTCTTCACGCTGTCTCTTGTGCTCAGGACACGGGCCATCATTGGTCGGTTCACTACATCCCGGTTGACTGCACGGCGTTCTGGGTTTCCCTGACATACCTGCACTCTGGGGGAGGGTGACCACCTACGGATTTTCGGAGGTGGGGGGCTGCGTCTTCACGCCAGCACACACGCCAGCGAAGTAGTTGCGCGGAAAAGGGGCAGGTCAGGAAGGATGGGGGTTCTGGCCGGCTGAGGGGGCCTGATTGCGGCAGCACACCCCGGGCTGGTGCCCTTGACCACCAGACAGGTAGGCCGCAAGGGTTGGCGTCATGGACGCAGGAACAGCCGCTGTGCTGGGGGCACTTGCCGGATCAGTAGCGACGATTGGCGCGGCGCTGGCAACGGGTTGGGCGCAGCGGGAAGGTGCACGCATCACTGCCCGATCAGAGCATCGCAGGGAAAGAAGAGAACCGCGCCATGCCGTCTACAAGACGTTCATTTCTAAGGCGGACCGCATGCGTCATCGGGCCTCTGTGTATTCCGCCCTAGATGATGGACTATCGCCGGACTACGTCACAGAAGAGCAACTGCAAGAGTTGTTTGCGGCGAGGTCAGAAATCAAGGATAAGGCAACAGAAGCCGCGCTAGCTGGTCCTAAGAAAGTGACAGAAGCGGCACTAGTGGTTGCCCGACTGAGTCACGAATTGGCAGGGGCCGCCGGAGTTTTTAGTGAACTAACGGAGCCAAACCATCAGCGAATGCGAGATCACCAGCGCAAGAACCTATTGAGGCTCGCCAAGGAGTACGAGAAGTCCGTGGATGACTTTACGCTTCGAGCGCAGTCCGCCCTGGACGATGACGGCAGCCGAAATTAGATGCCCTGTGCGGATGGGACACAGGGCACCTCTCTTCAGCGATCCTTCCATGCCCGGTAGCAGGTGAGGCACATTGACTTCCGGTAGCCCGGAGAATCCGGCCAGGAAACGCCCCGAGAAATGAGCTGAGCACGCGTCAGCGGATAGCAACAGTTCACATCCGCCGCCACTCCTAGACCATCCTCAGTGCACAGTTCACAGAACGGGCTATCAACCATATTGGTCAGTCCACATCTGCCGCAGCACGTCTAGCGGAATGGTAGGGGGAATCAGTGGCTTGCCGTCAGCGTCACGGTGTGTCAGATCAACCAGGGTGCCCCGCTGACGAACCGTGCCCCGGGTTACCGGCGCTGCACCAGGCTGAGGGAAGACCACATCAGCGGAAGTGTGCGTGTCGGTAAAGCACGGGGCTCCATTCGCGTCCCGGGGCCAGACCAGATAGGCAGGCCGGCCGTTGTGATCCGGCCCCGGGTCGAGTAGGTCATGGGCCATTAGTACCCCTCACCATCAATGGCCCGGTTGCGCTTCGCCTCAAGGGCTTTCGCGAATTCGCCATGTCGCCGCGCGGCCTCATCCTCGACAATCTTCGTGAGGTACCCAACGACGTCTAGGCTGTAGTGTCTGGCTTCTGGCACGGTGCTCTGTGCGGTAGAGATGCCTAGCGCGGATTCCGCATTCTGCGCATGAGTCAGAACCGTCCGGCGCTTCTCGCGGCCAGCAACAAACCGAATCAAGCCCTCAAGGAATCCCATGGTGCTGGGATCGTAGTCGGCAGACTTATCGCCCTCAGACTCCACAGCCTCACGGGCAATCTCAGTCCAGTGAGCAAGGAAGTCCCGGTCATAATCACGGGCACGCTCAGCGCGCTCAGCGGCAATCTGAGCCAGTCGGGCATGCTCAGCGGCCTCAGCCTCAGCCAACTTCGCGGCAGCCGCCTCAGCAGCCTTGCGCGCCTTCTCAACGGCGTTCTCAGTCACGTGTGTTGTCCTTCCGGGAATCAGTTGGCGTCTAGCTGAGTGGCAGCCTTGCGAGCGTTGGACGCGTAGCCCATGGCCATTCGCTGACTGGGGTTGATGTCAACGCCCTTCGCCTCAGCGCTCCGCAGATGAGCGGCAACGGCGTCAGCCTCATCACTGGCCCCCGCTGCAATCGACTCGATGTGCTGCCGGTTGCGCTCCGGGCTTCCCTTGTCAGTAGAAGTGGTGTCAGTGGTTCCCAAGTACCACGGGATGTTTTCAGTCATTGGTCATTTCCTCTTTCACGGTTTGACCACTTCCGAAATTCGGAGGTGGCTAGTTGCGATACCAGACCCGGTCATGAAACGCCGGGTTTTTGGGGCGAAGTCCTATGTAGCGCTTGCCGTAACGCCGGTCAGTGCGCTTATAGCCTGTGGCGCGTAGCAGACGGTCAAAGGTGCCCAGCGGAATGAAGCTGGGGCCGCTTACTTCCTTGCACGCATCGAAAAGGAGCTGTGTGCTTGCGTCTGCATTCGGGCACCCTTCGAGAGCTTCACCGGCAATGCGCGCGAACTTTTCGACGTACGCCCGGTCAGCCTCAGTGAGATTCGGCATGCTCACCACCCAGCGCGAGGATGCGAAGCGCTGCCAGCGCCGCGAACAGTTCAGCGCGCGAAAGCTCATCTCTCGGCACAATCGCGTGATTCTCCAAGATGCGAAGTGCCTGCCTGGTATCTATCGGTTCCATTGGGGCTCCCTCCGGGGGCATGAAAAAGCCCCCGGCTAGCGCTGTCTCTCACTGTGTAGGCGGCAATTCCCGCAGTGAAGAAAACCGGTGCTAGCCGGGGCTGGTCTATGAGTGGGTGCTCGGGGAATGGTTTGCCGCCTACCCGAACAGTGGGAGCGCGCTTAACGTCGCCCTCAGAATGTATCTAGTGAGTCGAAGGTGCGAGAATGCGAAAATCCATAGGATTCGAGCCGGCTCGGGGTATTCGTTATTCGACCGTTACGCTTTCTTGGCTGCCCGATAAAACGCGGTCTTGCAGCGCGAAGAGCAGAACCGTCGTGGTCGGCCAGCACCTTCCCAACCCGTGTTTTCGCCGCAATGCTCGCAAGCCTTCTCCCAGCGCTCTTCGTCCAGCGCAAGCCTGACCGCAGTTCGCTGCCGTTCCCGCTCAGCCTGCATGTCCCGACACGTGGCGCTGGTCTGCTCAGGCTTGGCGCAGACCCGCTGTTTGCCCCTCAGTGGCCGGAACGGGGCTCCGCATAGCTCACAGGTCATGTCGGCAGTCTTCGGCGCTCCGGCAGCCCTGTAGGCGTTCATGCGGCAGCGGGCAGAGCAGTACAGCCGGTCAGAGCGCGCACCTTCCGGGAGGTCAGCGCCACAGCCCACGCAGTCGTACCGTCGCTCAGTCATGGGGTGTTCCTTATCTTGAATGCAGGGTTACGGGTCTCCCATTTGTTGCTAGGTATATGGGAGTTGTTTAGAGGAGTGAGAACATTACATATTGGATTAGGAACAACTAACAGAGCGTAGTTAGCTGTCTGATCCATTCCGCTGTTAGCCACGCTGGCTAGCCCTGTGTGCCGCCTTCCGGCAACGGTCAGAGCAGAAGCGCCGGTGACGCCCTATCCCGCTGTACTCAATGGAGTTGTCACAGGTGAGCGCTTCACAGCGGGGGCCAGCCGCTTGAGTCTCAGCAAGGCGGAGCGCTGCCGCAATGGCCTGGTGTACGGCCGTGGCCTTATCGCTGTCAGGCTTCGCTATGGCACCCCATGCGAGTGATTCAGCGTCACGCAGTGCGGTCATAAGGTCGGTGGTCATGTGTACTTCCTAGGGACGTAATGAGACGGAACCCCAATCCGACGGGACGGAGCGGGGACGTAATAGCCGGAGCGTGCGACGAAACGAGACGAAATGAGGCCAAGGAAAAGCCGCCCGGTCACGTAACCGGACGGCTTAACCCTCAGACCAGCGCGAGACCTTTACGGCTCTGCGCTTCTCGCTCCATATACACGGACAGAAGCCCGATGCGCTGAGCCTGTAGCTCCGCGTTGTTGCCAAGGTTGTCCCGGAAGGCGCGCACCAGGCGGCCCCTGTGGGATTCCTCTTCGGCCCAAGACATGATCTGTGCCCAAAACTTGTCAGCGCTCATGTGGTCTCTCCTCCGCGTTGCGCTCTCGGAATGGGTCTAGGGGGTCGAATGCCTGCCCACACCTGACGGTTTGTCAGGTGTGAAGCCATGAAAGAGCCCCGCCGGGCACTGCTGCCTGACGGGGCTTGGTGGTGCTACGCGGCAAGAGCCTCCGGGAAGCCCTGTAGCGCCGCTTACAAGGCTTCCAGCCGCCGTATGCGCTGCCGGGTGTACTCAGAGCCGTCCCCGGCCCTCACGGCGCCGTACA
This portion of the Streptomyces sp. 2114.4 genome encodes:
- a CDS encoding HNH endonuclease, with amino-acid sequence MGVSEKTRKILWVQAGGLCAICKEQVITSGTASDDPSVFGEEAHIVARSQGGPRAGGLAEDVINHHTNLILLCSKDHKRVDDQPNHFTVERLRLIKSEHEAWVRSVVDADESRLRLVHDPLFPQPRALKLITRGNPLWNMVKESVTFEYAMPDHLNDDDEDLIIEFMDLLRDFLDIAGDLVSVRENRDAEKTLQQYISRLAEREFLVGAYVRHMLLKGGSAEGPTPWPMLRVEVQPATLAEVADENGNPYPSNPGA